From the Sphingobacteriales bacterium genome, one window contains:
- a CDS encoding glycosyltransferase produces MGVISFFIGFIISAWLIGEKFYARFYHTKIPRDIVDKPLFYIALMLVVIGVVLFLAGFIGELFARYSASKNEYLVSDRLNV; encoded by the coding sequence ATGGGAGTCATTTCTTTTTTCATTGGATTCATCATTTCAGCCTGGCTGATCGGAGAAAAATTTTATGCCCGTTTTTATCATACTAAAATTCCAAGAGATATTGTTGACAAGCCGCTTTTTTATATCGCCCTGATGCTTGTTGTTATTGGTGTTGTCCTGTTTCTGGCCGGATTTATCGGGGAACTCTTTGCCAGATATTCTGCTTCAAAAAATGAATACCTTGTTTCAGACAGACTAAATGTTTGA